The following are encoded in a window of Hippoglossus stenolepis isolate QCI-W04-F060 chromosome 10, HSTE1.2, whole genome shotgun sequence genomic DNA:
- the hivep2b gene encoding transcription factor HIVEP2, protein MESLETTAGVNSPTEGQDRNIAQTKCTSEAAQTGGSPSGELEGKGWHQQLEEAQSQDTCGFKEVSDSGKLLQLEDQPSQSAQSTSHPDYEVSSYPVQSTKQFPSGRQKAAGHLASAQSAGPTSHRKSSGSLELQQQCSHSEMDELSDKVEPVCKVDQKPQKPGKYVCDYCGRACAKPSVLKKHIRSHTGERPYPCVPCGFSFKTKSNLYKHRKSHAHAVKAGTVPFSELGSYNANTDQGSFEGEGELFSDAEQSTDTDEDTLNDPLLLLDSPVEGSDNTAVKVLNLIAQKKGATSMSAQDGSSQPQEINAPCAASEASRAIQSCTIKQRLALRLSEKRSSDSDHNLSLPSQSSKGSTDSGYFSRSESSEHQTGPPNTNAKSYQEIMFGKCYRPSPKQTTVCSTDSSEYTRKRSEKGVSRVFTQEKDTVESIKINTKSFTRDEVKEPQSDSDMGPLIRSNSMPASSAVCLTMPQSLRGSHSFDERTSTGGMRRLRRQAAFEVTAHDGHADADSHGKMGECGISASGMEMENYPSMASNMSHQRHAMELATRKRRKEKREEEELSVQYEGHHEECEEMFDSSKDYDSKQAALGILALGKGHSSSVLTQIERCDMDISVSPEISGRKTLGNVISVIQHTNSINRPHSEQSESYKYHGQRQESISLFQAMEASESYEMERSDSRLRQSFQMGPKLVRQPNIQVPEIRVTVEPDSPEKAPEVQVKEPEKHVEEFQWPQRSETLAQFPPEKLPPKKKRLRLADIEHSSGESSFESACTSLSRSPSQDSNLSYSSTFSFDREESLKSLSPARQDEFGKPLELLAVPGSGHSLSVLTQRQQHEMRRSSSEQAPCNLRKEFPEVRSISFDYGSLSPTSKVRHVDISAGHSALNERRRGNLVRQESLNMDSEVTQVPSQVFPQYLSSTSPPFTALTALPQTLPIFSTGNTFPQLSHPSLLVPVRIQTHVPSYGSITYTSVSQIFDNQYDSVSCTTVTSQHQTLRLPGFLDSHNVSAQTKPPSVHTLSVEALDLSSAKLKTGIPLSLTSRTISTTNASSGGANKRMLSPASSLDLFMEVKQQKRVKEERMFGQIVEELSAVELGKCNLSEEKGHRSEMQGACTPDLNRSKFITLQQKATEATDHGAESAMESSSLESSSPPFSVISVREGKGISMEKRMQMDMVAQLATSQDILTSDAEPSRLLSQFPSLRTTTGVSWCFLNYTKPSCSHSNSPLFSVYTSWCVSSHNPNPLEVSTSAALALLRSKQRGDKVIYTVAAMCQPGTGKLVSSLILWRQSMEQLQRKPEPKEVDIGYGKKVKDISCRVKTAKEEWKEREASTTQTVPTRIKIFEGGYKSSEDYVYVRGRGRGKYICEECGIRCKKPSMLKKHIRTHTDVRPYICRVCNFAFKTKGNLTKHMKSKAHMKKCLELGVSVTMDEAEMQEQVDDIQQESKTEVVMAKHQFSDAEESDGMDEEADEIDDDDEDDDDYEGDSTPKLCSRSTSPQPCGVTSLSVTATAAIHGCSLSSLPGTDVRQQPSGRWTDSDQRPVLASDHREKSVDEDSLTMLSPDHASFLFDPYSSCLLSPGWESPIREPSPSRLRYPSPRRELSPRGRSSPRWDTSPLRPSSPSFTPIQHLSPACIERPMSPGSELTGKRDSSIRGRQRVVLRAVSPRRGSHQHKGSCDKTRHQAKMEMAQQQGAFEMEMDQRGSLASTLPGAASSHHQNILSHLPLHSQQQVHSLLPVVAVGALQMLQSPSSSSTDVTSSSAPSPQSSESQRCSSREGSVHEPETGGEDFGGQNQLPSHQEESLNPGGSDTRQEENVQTCLKAIASLKITTEDPH, encoded by the exons ATGGAGTCACTTGAAACTACTGCAGGGGTGAACAGCCCCACAGAGGGTCAGGACAGAAACATTGCACAGACAAAATGCACATCGGAGGCTGCACAGACTGGGGGGAGTCCATCAGGGGAACTGGAAGGCAAGGGGTGGCACCAACAACTGGAAGAAGCTCAGAGCCAAGACACATGTGGTTTCAAAGAAGTATCTGACTCAGGGAAATTACTACAATTAGAAGATCAGCCCTCCCAGTCCGCCCAGTCCACAAGCCATCCAGACTATGAGGTGTCTTCATATCCAGTAcagtccacaaaacaatttCCCTCTGGCAGACAGAAAGCTGCCGGCCACTTGGCTTCTGCACAGTCTGCGGGACCCACATCTCACAGGAAATCCTCCGGTTCACTTGAACTCCAACAACAGTGTTCGCATTCAGAGATGGATGAGCTGTCGGACAAGGTGGAACCTGTGTGTAAGGTGGATCAGAAACCACAAAAGCCTGGGAAGTATGTATGTGATTACTGCGGAAGAGCATGTGCCAAACCCAGCGTGCTTAAGAAACATATTCGCTCACACACTGGGGAACGGCCCTATCCCTGTGTCCCCTGTGGATTCTCCTTTAAAACCAAAAGtaatttatataaacacagaaagTCCCACGCTCACGCTGTCAAAGCTGGAACAGTGCCATTCTCAGAACTTGGTTCTTACAATGCCAACACGGACCAGGGGTCTTTTGAAGGGGAAGGAGAATTATTCTCTGATGCTGAGCAAAGCACGGACACGGACGAGGACACTCTTAACgacccgctgctgctgctggactctcCAGTGGAGGGATCGGATAACACTGCTGTAAAAGTACTGAATCTCATTGCTCAGAAAAAGGGAGCCACTTCGATGTCAGCCCAAGATGGTTCATCCCAGCCTCAAGAAATCAATGCACCTTGTGCCGCTTCCGAGGCTAGCCGTGCAATTCAATCTTGCACAATCAAACAGAGGCTTGCACTTCGGCTGTCTGAAAAAAGAAGCAGCGACTCGGACCACAATCTGTCCCTTCCAAGTCAGTCCAGCAAGGGCAGCACGGACTCCGGCTACTTCTCTCGCTCCGAAAGTTCTGAGCACCAGACTGGTCCGCCCAACACCAACGCTAAGTCCTATCAAGAAATCATGTTTGGAAAGTGCTACAGGCCGAGCCCTAAGCAGACGACGGTCTGCAGCACAGACTCGAGTGAATACACCAGGAAGCGCTCGGAAAAAGGTGTTTCCCGTGTTTTCACCCAGGAGAAAGACACCGTGGAGTCGATCAAAATAAACACCAAGTCATTCACAAGGGATGAGGTGAAAGAACCCCAGTCAGACTCTGATATGGGGCCTCTGATCAGAAGCAACTCAATGCCAGCGTCCTCAGCCGTGTGTCTGACGATGCCTCAATCCCTCAGAGGCAGCCATTCGTTTGATGAGCGAACAAGCACCGGGGGCATGAGGAGACTCAGGCGGCAAGCTGCTTTCGAAGTCACCGCACATGACGGGCATGCAGATGCTGACAGCCATGGAAAAATGGGTGAGTGTGGCATATCAGCCTCAggaatggaaatggaaaattaCCCCTCGATGGCGTCTAATATGAGCCATCAGAGACATGCAATGGAACTGGCAACACGGAAGCGTCGGAAAGAgaagcgggaggaggaggagttgtcCGTTCAGTACGAGGGCCATCATGAAGAGTGTGAGGAAATGTTTGATTCAAGCAAGGACTATGATTCAAAACAAGCTGCTCTGGGCATTTTGGCTTTAGGGAAAGGACATTCTTCAAGTGTGCTCACTCAAATTGAGAGGTGTGACATGGACATATCAGTGAGCCCGGAAATTTCTGGTCGAAAAACCTTAGGGAATGTGATTTCAGTTATTCAGCACACAAACTCCATAAACAGGCCTCACTCGGAACAGTCAGAATCCTACAAGTATCACGGGCAGAGGCAGGAgagtatttctttatttcaagcTATGGAGGCAAGTGAATCATATGAAATGGAACGGAGTGACAGTCGACTACGGCAGTCATTTCAAATGGGCCCCAAACTTGTGAGACAGCCCAACATACAAGTCCCAGAGATCAGGGTCACTGTGGAGCCTGACAGTCCAGAAAAGGCTCCAgaggtgcaggtgaaggagccAGAGAAGCACGTGGAGGAGTTTCAATGGCCTCAGAGGAGTGAAACTTTAGCACAATTCCCTCCGGAAAAACTCCCTCCAAAGAAGAAACGTCTACGCCTCGCTGATATCGAGCACTCCTCTGGTGAATCTAGCTTCGAGTCCGCCTGCACCAGTCTCTCCCGCAGTCCGAGCCAAGACAGCAACTTATCATACAGCTCCACCTTCTCCTTTGACAGGGAGGAGAGCTTAAAGTCCCTCTCTCCAGCCAGGCAGGATGAATTTGGCAAACCACTAGAGCTCTTAGCAGTGCCAGGGAGTGGGCACTCCCTCTCTGTGCTCACCCAGCGTCAACAACATGAAATGAGACGCTCCTCCTCGGAGCAGGCGCCGTGTAACTTGCGCAAGGAGTTCCCAGAGGTACGCAGCATATCATTTGACTATGGCAGTCTTTCTCCAACATCCAAAGTTAGACACGTGGACATCAGCGCTGGCCACTCTGCTCTGAACGAGAGAAGGAGGGGCAACTTGGTGCGACAGGAGTCTCTGAATATGGACAGTGAAGTAACACAAGTCCCATCACAAGTGTTTCCACAGTACCTCAGCAGCACTTCCCCTCCATTCACGGCACTTACTGCTCTGCCGCAGACTTTGCCAATATTTTCCACAGGGAATACATTTCCCCAGCTGTCACATCCAAGCCTGTTAGTTCCCGTACGAATACAGACCCATGTGCCATCCTACGGCAGCATCACATACACCTCAGTATCACAGATTTTTGACAATCAATACGACAGTGTTAGCTGTACTACAGTCACCTCTCAGCATCAAACTTTACGTTTGCCTGGATTTCTTGATTCTCATAATGTATCAGCTCAGACCAAACCACCCTctgtacacacactcagtgtCGAAGCCCTTGATTTGTCCTCAGCTAAACTCAAGACGGGCATCCCACTCTCTCTGACTTCCAGAACTATCTCAACCACTAATGCCTCCAGCGGTGGTGCAAACAAACGGATGCTATCCCCTGCCAGCAGCCTCGACCTCTTCATGGAGGTCAAGCAGCAAAAGCGcgtgaaagaggaaagaatgTTTGGGCAGATTGTAGAGGAGCTGAGTGCTGTGGAGTtgggaaaatgtaatttgagcGAAGAGAAGGGTCATAGGTCAGAGATGCAGGGTGCATGCACACCTGATTTAAATAGGAGTAAATTTATCACGCTTCAGCAGAAAGCCACAGAGGCCACTGATCACGGTGCCGAGTCAGCTATGGAAAGCAGCTCCCTGGAAAGCagctctcctcctttctctgtGATATCAGTCAGAGAAGGAAAAGGCATTAGCATGGAGAAACGAATGCAGATGGATATGGTGGCACAGCTGGCTACCAGTCAAGACATCCTGACCTCGGACGCCGAGCCATCAAGACTGTTATCTCAGTTTCCAAGTCTTCGCACGACGACAGGTGTGAGCTGGTGTTTCCTCAACTACACCAAGCCGAGCTGCTCGCACAGCAACTCCCCTTTGTTCTCTGTGTACACCTCCTGGTGTGTGAGTTCCCACAACCCAAATCCTCTGGAAGTGAGCACCAGCGCCGCTCTGGCACTGCTCCGGTCCAAACAGAGGGGAGACAAGGTTATATACACCGTGGCCGCCATGTGTCAGCCGGGGACCGGGAAACTGGTGTCATCGCTCATCCTGTGGAGGCAGAGCATGGAACAG ctgcagaggaaaccgGAGCCCAAAGAGGTGGACATCGGCTACGGGAAGAAGGTGAAAGACATTAGCTGCAGAGTGAAAACTGCCAAGGAGGAGTGGAAGGAGAGGGAGGCCTCCACGACCCAAACAGTGCCAACACGCATTAAGATCTTCGAGGGAGG GTACAAGTCCAGTGAGGACTATGTGTATGTCAGAGGTCGAGGCCGGGGAAAATACATCTGTGAGGAGTGTGGTATTCGCTGCAAGAAGCCCAGCATGCTGAAAAAACACATAAGGACCCACACAGACGTGCGACCGTACATCTGCCGGGTTTGCAACTTCGCTTTTAAAACTAAAG GAAACCTGACTAAACATATGAAGTCAAAGGCGCACATGAAGAAATGTCTCGAGCTGGGCGTGTCAGTGACGATGGATGAGGCAGAGATGCAGGAACAAG TTGACGACATCCAACAAGAGTCAAAGACAGAGGTGGTCATGGCCAAACATCAGTTCTCAGACGCGGAGGAGTCGGACGGCATGGACGAAGAAGCTGATGAAATCGACGACGATGACGAGGATGATGATGACTACGAAGGCGACTCCACTCCAAAGTTGTGCTCAAGAAGTACCAGTCCTCAGCCCTGTGGAGTTACTTCTCTGTCAGTTACAGCCACCGCTGCTATCCACGGCTGCTCCCTCAGCTCTCTGCCCGGCACCGACGTCCGCCAACAGCCCTCTGGCAGATGGACAGACTCCGACCAGCGACCTGTCCTCGCCAGCGACCACAGAGAGAAGTCTGTGGATGAAGACTCTTTGACCATGCTGTCTCCAGACCACGCCAGCTTCCTGTTTGACCCTTACTCCTCCTGCCTGCTCTCTCCGGGCTGGGAGTCTCCCATCAGGGAGCCCTCGCCTTCACGCCTGCGTTACCCATCCCCAAGGCGAGAGCTCTCCCCGCGAGGTCGCTCCTCGCCAAGATGGGATACCTCCCCGCTGAGGCCCAGCTCACCCAGCTTCACGCCCATTCAGCATCTCTCCCCGGCCTGTATCGAGCGACCCATGTCTCCTGGATCAGAGCTGACTGGAAAGCGAGACTCCTCGATCAGGGGCCGACAGAGGGTTGTGCTGAGAGCCGTTTCACCGCGTAGAGGTTCGCACCAACACAAAGGCAGCTGTGATAAAACCAGACACCAAGCAAAGATGGAGATGGCTCAACAacaaggagcctttgaaatggaaATG GATCAAAGAGGCAGCTTGGCTTCGACTCTGCCCGGCGCTGCCAGTTCTCATCACCAGAACATCCTCAGCCACCTCCCTTTGCACTCGCAGCAGCAGGTCCACAGTTTGCTCCCCGTGGTTGCTGTCGGAGCGCTCCAGATGTTACAGTCCCCGTCCTCGTCCAGCACTGATGTCACCTCCTCCTCGGCGCCGAGCCCACAGAGCAGCGAGAGCCAGcgttgcagcagcagagagggatcTGTCCACGAGCccgagacaggaggagaggactTCGGCGGCCAGAACCAGCTCCCCTCCCACCAGGAGGAGAGCCTGAACCCTGGCGGCAGCGACACCAGACAGGAGGAGAACGTACAAACCTGTTTGAAAGCCATCGCCTCGCTGAAGATTACCACAGAAGACCCTCACTAA